One genomic segment of Photobacterium sp. DA100 includes these proteins:
- a CDS encoding alpha/beta hydrolase fold domain-containing protein, translated as MKIRSIVLSLLASSVLASGVMANEDKNNLSLSTNPVPLSTAVSSEFYEFSKTIPAPDLTALEKNIPATKAEWRKLIEARDQVAIERAAKLANDLEVKIEKGTVAGVDVYWITPKTVAPELEDKLFVAVQGGAYMLNSGLASTTEAMIIATQTQIPALAIDYRKAPEFPAPAARNDIINVWKELLKTRNADTMVMGGTSAGGSLSVLATQEMNSQRIATPSALYVGTPGVDMTMTGDSRFINEGLDHILGSWRGMSSAMVDAYVGELELNDPVVSPIYGSFDNFPAVYLITGTRDLLLSDTVRLHRELKRAGADAELNVYEGQSHADYIVALGTPESNEHYGELSEFIRNSLL; from the coding sequence AAATGAGGATAAGAATAATTTATCTCTTTCGACTAACCCAGTGCCACTTTCGACAGCAGTGAGTTCAGAGTTTTACGAATTTTCTAAGACTATTCCGGCGCCAGATTTGACTGCGTTGGAGAAGAATATTCCAGCAACCAAAGCTGAGTGGCGCAAATTGATTGAGGCTCGAGACCAGGTTGCAATTGAAAGAGCGGCTAAACTCGCAAATGATTTGGAAGTGAAGATCGAAAAAGGCACGGTTGCTGGAGTTGATGTCTACTGGATCACCCCTAAAACAGTTGCCCCAGAGTTGGAAGATAAGCTATTTGTTGCCGTCCAGGGCGGGGCATATATGCTGAACAGTGGTCTGGCATCAACAACGGAAGCAATGATCATTGCTACCCAGACACAAATTCCTGCGCTGGCAATTGATTACAGAAAAGCGCCTGAATTCCCAGCCCCGGCTGCTCGCAACGACATCATCAATGTCTGGAAGGAGCTGCTAAAAACACGTAATGCTGACACTATGGTCATGGGAGGTACATCTGCGGGTGGTTCATTAAGCGTTCTTGCTACGCAGGAGATGAACTCGCAGCGTATAGCCACACCGTCTGCGCTGTATGTGGGGACGCCAGGTGTCGATATGACCATGACAGGTGATAGCCGATTCATTAATGAAGGCCTCGATCATATTCTCGGCAGTTGGCGCGGAATGTCTTCGGCAATGGTTGATGCTTACGTGGGCGAGCTCGAACTGAATGATCCTGTTGTCTCACCAATTTATGGCAGTTTTGATAACTTTCCTGCGGTATATCTGATCACCGGGACACGAGACTTGTTGTTGAGTGATACGGTTCGACTTCACAGAGAGCTCAAGCGAGCAGGGGCTGATGCGGAGCTGAATGTTTATGAAGGGCAGTCACACGCGGATTATATTGTCGCACTGGGCACTCCAGAGTCGAATGAGCATTATGGGGAATTGAGTGAGTTTATTCGCAATAGTTTGCTGTAG